The DNA window GTGACTGCACAGTGCAGTGGCTGCTTTGAGGGGTATTTATACAAATTTGGAAGCCAGACTCCATCCTGGACACATCCTGTCAGGCATGACACACGTGTGCTCCATGCAGGGCTATTCCAGGCACAAGGAatctaaaaaaacctccaagttTTCAGCTCTCAGGGTGTGCTTCTCGTCAGGCAGCTGGAACAGCTCCACAGGCAAAACCTTCTGCTATGTTTTTTGGGAGGGGTAAACAAAAAAGCAATTCTGGTCAGTtttagggtgggtttttttccccccaaaataatatttatgaaGCAGGTATCTTGCTATTCCAAAAGGGAAATCCTTTAACACACACATCCAAGAAGGAACATGGGCCCTGCCCAGCTTTCCTACCTGGCAGAGCCTGGTTCTGGCTCAGCCCAAAACCAATCCCCCTTCTGCAGTGAACAGATCCtccttatttctgtttgttctggGTAAAAAGGCAGGAATAGCACACCTCAGGCCAAGATCCAGGAGACACTAAACCCACTTTTCTGCTCCAGATGGCACCAGGTCCATCAGGGAACTTccaaaggagctgctgctgttgaacAGATTTGCAGGGATGTACCATCCCTGTGGCTTTGCAGCTCCTCTGTTGTACCCTCATGACTAAAATTAGGCTGTGGAGAAAGATCTGGTTCCATTTCCAAGAGTTCTTCTCTGGCCAGGACCAGCTCTTACCTCCACAGTCGGTGCTACTCGCTCCAGGTGGAATTCCGTGTGCCCAGGGGCTGATCCAAGACAGAGCCTCCTGCAGGAACCCCCTGGAGAACTGCACAGAACTTGCCACTGCATTTTATCCTTCAACCTTCACCAGACAGCCCCtgatcccagcagagcagctccagcatgtcccacatcccaccatccctggaCGGCCAAAGGCTTCCCCACGGAGCAGACCTGCTGTCCAGACCCAACAGCTTCACTAAATTCCAATCAAACCACAAAAACCCCTGTTTAGGCAAGACATCCTATACCTCACCAAACATCCTGAACAGCTTCTAAGCACCATGACTGCAATCCTCATGGATTTTGGACTGTGTGACATCCTGGGGGGGGCTCTTTGCGACACCACgctctgtgatttttttttaagacaaaataaaCCATCCATCCCCACCTACCTCAGAGGCCAGaaggtctctttttttttttccccctatttctGCTCTTACAGATACACATTGTATTTCTCACGCAGGAGAActtaagaaatgaaacaaaactgttgtGGATACCCAAAAACTCAAAACAACAAGTTTTAAAACACACCCGTCGACTTTGACAACGTTCTGTAACTACTGCTGTAGTTGATTTTCAGAGCTGACAATACCAAGAGAGCCTCTTGATACAACACTGAGATGTATTGTAAACAAATATGCCTTAAAAATGGAAGAGGTTAAATCAAAAAACAGGAGTACATACAAAACTGCTATAAAACAGGAGCAGAAGGTAACTAAAAGCTAAATGAATAAATCGTGGGAGACAAGAGTGTGTCAGAACTGCAGGTTCTGagctcagcactgggaaaaaCGCTACAGAAGTGGATCAAAACTCTCACCTGAGAAAGCCATCACTGCTCTAGGACAGCTCTGTCCCCCAACTTCAGCCTGCAGAGCTCTCATGTGAGAGCTGAAGTCCCGAGGGAACCTGACCTTGCTGCAGCTCAGCGTTGTGGGAAGCTGGGAAAAGGGAGATTTGCACCTAAGCAGCCTTCACTGTCCTTAGGAGGAACACTACAAACACAAGAAGAATCTATTGGTGAGAAATCTGAGGTCTGAAAACGTATCAGAGGGAGAAATTatcccaaacaaaaccactgacCAGGCAAAGCCTCTCTGTTCTCACACACCCCAAACACTGAGTGGATGCTGAAGTCTGAGGATGCTCCAAGTTAAAACACTGAATTCTCCAACTCGAGGAATTTTATCACTTGCTGACCTATTGCAAAACACAGCTCCAATGTGCCAAAGGCAGTGCATAGGAATTGCATTCAGCCACCACTGAACAGCTCAGGTTCTGAAACAAGGCTCTGGACTTGAgctgctgtttaaaaacaacctcaatgctcctccatccccctcctccccaggatTCCCTTCACAGGTGAGACAGAACACGAATGGTTCTGTGACTGGAGGGGATCATGAACACATTCCTGCTTCCATGGACTGTCTGTGTCACCAGTGGCATCCCAAGAATCTGGGATCTCGGgtgtggcacacacagcacCAGCAGTGTGAGACTCCCAACTCTGCAGTGACACGGAAAAGAGATTTCCAGAAGCAAGACAAGATGCTCATCCAGTCCAATTCTACCACCAGCTACCAATTAACCAAGGCAAATATTCCCCAGCATTCCACAATCCCATGGCTACTCCAGCAGCACCAAATGTCAGCTAAGAAAAGGTTTCTGTAATGCTGCATTATCACTTTTTTAAAGCCACCACGGAGCAAACTGCCACCgtggcctggaaaagagaaCCTCTGTCAACCCCCCCTGCCCtacactgaattaaaaaacaagttGCAAGGAGCTGCAAAGTGCTCCTGAAGTGACCTAGCAGAGAACCAGCAATCACATCACTGAGCCCCAAGGAGTCACAGGACGCTGTGCTCCGTCAGGAATGtgatccaaaaaaaaaagctggcagTTCCATACCTGTCAGTAAATGTGTGTTTAATCAGGCAGCATATATACAAGATAATATTCCCTTTAAGTGACCTGAAAGCTGGAATGGAGAAAAGGCAGcaagctgctcctctcccccccttccctgcccttcccatgTGCTTTCCCAACTGCCTCCTAAGACTGTAACCCTTCCGTGGATTTTGATTTcccttggaaaggaaaagcaaccaCCACCTCAGTGGATATTCCCAGATAAAACCCATCCCATCCAGGCTGCATTTCCACAGGAGCTTCCTCTGCATAAAGGATTCCCAAAGGGAAACGTGGCTCTCCCTCAGCTATGGCAGTGCAATCTCAGGAAGCTTcttggagaagagcaggaacCCAGGCTGGGTTCTCCTGGAGAAGAGTAGGAACCCTGGCTGGGttctcctggagaagagcaggaacCCAGGCTGGGttctcctggagaagagcaggaacCCAGGCTGGGttctcctggagaagagcaggaacCCAGGCTGGGttctcctggagaagagcaggaacCCTGGCTGGGCtctcctggagaagagcaggaacCCAAGATGGGTTCTCCTGGAGAAGAGTAGGAACCCAGGCTGGGttctcctggagaagagcaggaacCCTGGCTGgattctcctggagaagagcaggaacCCAGGCTGGGttctcctggagaagagcaggaacCCAGGCTGGGttctcctggagaagagcaggaacCCAGGCTGGGttctcctggagaagagcaggaacCCAGGCTGGGTTCTCTTGCATACCCCATGCTCAAAGTGATAAAAGTTCACAGAGAGTTAAGTGCattgtgtgcacacacacacaactttttaaacaaataaacttGGCTTTTCTCCATAGGGGacaagggaagggaagcaatTAAATTGCAAGGGTTTTTAGTGCTCATTAAGtactttttaaattctaatcCTAGTCTGCAATGTTGCTCTCAAAGTCCACACACTTGGTGGGCGTCAAATTGGCCAACCTAAAACAACCATTTAAAAAAGTGCTGCTATTTATACATagctatatatatttttctagaGCAGACTCAAAAGCCACCATGCAAACCAGAAAATTCCAGATGCCTGCTCTCAATTATCATCTGCAGCTTTGCTTCTGCattaaaaagataataataattaaaaaaaaaaaaaacaacaaaaaaaaggtcaatATTGCACATTTTaagagctgctggcacaggaacTTCATCCTGCATCTGCTGATGTCTAAAATGTGAAGCATTTATGCCTCTGACAGAACCCAACAGGAAGACAGGTCACTCCATGAGCTTCTCCACCTGAAGAAGGAATACTCTTTTCTCCCATTCCCACTGGGCAGGTGTTCTGGATGAACAAtgccctccccaccccccccaaaaataaaaatatcagctgTTCCACCCACCTGTCCCAGGTGTCACGTCAGGAACACACAAAGTGGTTTTTACACGTTTCAATGTCAGAATACAGGAAGGTAACACCACCAAGGAAGAGAAGTCTTGGGTGCTGTCACACCCTTGGAAAGTGAATTCCAAGCCTGCAAAAGtggcaaaagggaaaaaaaacttctggAAAGCTTTGAGTTCACCAAACTTCTCCATGAAAGGGGTGCAATATGTACAGCAAACACTGTCAGGTCCTCCTGCTGCGAAATCTTCTGCTCCTGAAAACTCTGCAGGCAGCCAAGTGAGGATGCTGAAGGAGAGAGATGCTCCCATCTGTTTTCTACTGGGtgttttatggaaaaaagaTTCCCTTCCATCCCCATCTCAATGCACTCAGTAGCAAAACAGAAGTTGCTGCCTGACATCAGATGCCCCAAGTGGAAGGAGGACACAGGgcccagcacccacagaccaAGACATCCAGACTCTGAGGGGCTGAGAGAGGACAAATCTCCCTTCCTTTCACTCCTCAGTTCTCTTAAAAGGCCTCCTgaggtgtaaaaaaaaaaaaataaatctaactACAAATTTCGTTTCGTCTCCAGTGGCTCTGGAAATTAAATCTCTCGTTCTTAATCCATCCACACCACCAAGAAAAGCAATGCAAGAGCAGATTTACAGCCAGGGGGACACACTGAGCCTGAGTTTGGGTCAGTgcttcctcaaaaaaaaccaaacaacagctCTAATGCACAACTCGAGCTCAGAGCTGGTAGAAGAGGAGCTCCTCCACTTGTGGAAAAGCAGGAAACTTTTCCAAAAAGAAAGAGCAGTAATGTTAATGCTGGGACATCTGTGCTCTCACCACTGTTTGGGTGTGGAACTCCAGCACCAGGCAGCAACCTCAGCACAGGCACCCACCCCCCAAAACTTCCAAGGAAAATCCACCATCCTGCTCATCCAGCAGTGAGATCACAAGCTCTGGAACAGGTCTCTGGCACAAGAAATGTTTGGACTTCAGCATTCAAACCTTCTGAGGGTCGAAAGGAACTCATCCCACCACtgatttctcctctctctccagacCTCACCTCCCCACcgaagggagggcaggggaagcaTCCAGGATCCAGCCAGACCACTTCTCcgaggggctgggctggtgggacACACCCCACCACAATTCCCAAATTGTCCCATATTTCGGGATACGAAGCATGGAATAATAGTCCTTGAAAATTTCTCCCTGCAAAAAAGACAAGATGTTTTTACAGCAGAACAGACCAGGCTGTTTTCGTTGCTGCAGAAGTCACCGTGGCccccccaggcagagctggagtgcACGCCCCCCTTTTCCCAAGCATTTCCTGGAATGCCAGCTTCCATCCTGATCAGATATCTTCTTGCCAAGCACAGGAAGCAGAAGAACAGagggttggtttgttgttttttttttcccccaaaagtCACAGAGAAAAGACTTCCCTGACACCGTTCACTGCAATCGCTGCAGACTCAGTTGCTGCAACACCGACCAAAAAGTCCCTTTTTGACCACGTGAAATCTTCCAAAccaaggagggaagagaagaaaactggagctgcagctcctaTTAAGGCCTTTGCATATACATTCCCAACCTGGGttcttcagaaaacaagggaattttgcaaaaaaaaaaaaaaaaaggcattttttacTTGGGAATGGCGAAAACTACGATCGTTGAGAATCTCTGTGTGGAATTATAAAttgctcatttttaaaaaacgTGGTTAAATAGAAGTGTCCCATCTTTCCCTTGCTTGCCAACGTGTCCTTTTCCATGAGTTCCATGTGCTATGTCTTCTGGAGATCAGGGGAAAACGGGCCAGGGGTAGAGGGTCCATCCAGTCCAGACAGAGTAAATGGGCCATGACTGTTCAGCACTGATGGAAACtaagagacaaaacaaaaatgattaGGCAAGAGGTCACTTTAATTCATTGTTTCTCCCCTATCTGTgcatgtaggaaaaaaaccaaacaaactataaaacaaaacaaagaaaaaacaccccaaacttCAAAGAATCCTCTTGGATTtctacttttaatttaatttttttaatgccactGCGAGCAGTGGCACAGCAATCCCTGCCCTGAGCACTGCCCATGTCCTCAATTAATAAGTGACTTTGATACAGGTTGTTGGGAAACCACAGGTCTAAATAGTCCCTCAGTTAATTATCAGCTATTTCTAGAGGAAAATGGCCAGTGCATTGTTTATTCCCCATCCTCGTGGCACGTATGAGCTACTTCCTTCATCTCCATGGAGATGAGAGATCCCAACCCAAAAAGCAATCACTTCAATCCCACCCTTTGCCTGAGCAAACCCAGGCAGCAGATGTGGTTATTCCAGTGCCAAAGTGGAAGGTGAGGGAAGAGCATGAGGAATTACAACTaaaggaagggtttttttttttttaaatataggggattttttttttcttatatattgaacaaaattatttattaaaagcgGCGAAGGTGAGAATTTCCAAGTTACAAAAGACAGAAGAATggagagatcacagaatcatggaatggtttgggatggaagggaccttaaagctcatccagttccaacccttgctatgggcagggacaccttccaccatcccaggttgctccaacctggccttggacacttccagggatggggcagccacagcttctctgggcaacctgtgccagggcctccccacccaTTTCTTCCATAAAAATCCTACAGAACTGTGCCACACGTTGTCACAGTGATCAAATACACATTATTCCTCCTCACTAGTTTGAGATTAATTAGTGTCTTTCAGCAGAAACGATTAAAACAAACAATACAGtggcaaaatttaattttcaggaaTCTCAACCACTAAAGTTACAGGGAGGTAAGTTTTATAGGAACAACAgacctaaaaaagaaaaatattctatcTCTAAGAGCACACTGTGTGGCAGTTAATTGaaaacacttctgaaacacCAACATTTTCAATATCCTTAAATAAAACTGGGTAACCACTAAAATTAGTGTTGATAGAAAACCAAGatcactgtttttatttctacagcAGGTATTTGGGTAACTGATAACTGCAGATCTGCTGAGGAAGGGACTGAAAAGACAGAGCAGAATggagagatcacagaatcatggaatggtttgggatggaagggaccttaaagcccacccagtcccacctcctgccatgggcagggacaccttccactagtccaggttgctccaagccttgtccaacctggccttggccacttccagggatggggcagcatCTACAGCAggtattttatttctacagtaGGTATTTGGGTAACTGATTCCTGCAGATCTGCTGAGGAAGGGACtgaaaagcagggagagaaTGGCAGAACTTGCTGGAACTCACCTGAAAGAGGGTGTTAGCACCTTGCAACCTGGCAGGACTGAGAGGAGCCACCGGGCTCAGGGTACTCCAGAAGTGGATGCTGGAGAGCAAAGGGCTGGGAGTCAGCAGGATGGGAGTCTGGAAGAGACAGGAGAGCTGAGTGAGACCTGCCCCTGGAGCAAGAGCACGTGGAAGCCCAGCCACAAGcacctcagctcctgcagctgccagggctggctccCAGTTTCAGGAactcccagtccctgctcctcctccctccccagccccatccagctctccctcccctgACTGAGCAGTCAGCCCTCTTCTCCAAACAGCTGCCAAATCCTGCTGGAGCCTCCAGCAGAGCAATCCAGCACACAGCACCTGCAAGGACCGGGGAAAACCGGGATTAGGAACTCCAAAGGAGCAGACAGCAGGCACAAGCCTGGTCTGGGTGACACTGACAATATAAGGAACAATAAAACAAGTTTCCACCCAGCTTCTGAATACCCTGGATGCCCCAGGTTCAACAGCCAAACACTTCCCAGGGTGCCAAAAGAGCAACTCCACTTGggcttttttccctgccttcagCCATTTCGCTTTTCAATCAGCAGCTTCCCTACAGCTTCACTCTAATTCCAATTTATTACAGGAAAGAGATTAAATAGATACAGAATGATTTAACAGCCTAGCTGGATTCAGATCTCTTCCAAGTTTTCCATGAGACACaaaagctttcctttcccaCACAAAGATAGCAACCAAATTAAGCAGCTGCTCTTATTGCTGTTCATGTTCACTCACAAGACTCTGGCCTTAACTAAATGCCTATATTTGTGTAAAAAAAGCTGCCAAACAGACACCTCTGTGcttctctatttttaaagtattttcagaacCAGCTGAAGGATGAGGGCAGGGTTTAGGgtttctgaaataattcagtCCCTCCTTGGCAAGGTTTACAAAGGATCCTGCTggtgctggtttgggttttgccTCCACATGCCAACCCTGCCCAGACGTGCAGGGCTGACACACCACTTGGGCACCTTTTTGGGGTGAAGTCAATACCAACTGTGAATAAAACTTaggttttaattaaagaaaaaaagaaaaaaagggggggagggacATCCTGAGTTTCAGAACACCCCACACAATGAGCCGACTATTCATTTTCCACTTGCCTTCCCTTACTGGTTTAAAATGTAACATAATCACCATtgttacttgaaaaaaaagaaaccaggaaGGGAGTTTGGTTACCTGAGAGAAAAGTGCTGGAGTAAGAGAAGCAGTGGGGAGAGAAGGACTCAGAATGCCCAGAGGACTTGGATCGCTGCCCGTAATGACGAGAGTAGGAGCCAACTCCAGCCCTTTGGGTTTCTTAGATCTGGAGAGGTGATTGGCAAATTCCTTCTCCAGCACGGCTGAATCCTGCTCTTTGGGCTCTGGGGATTGGTGCTGGAGGCTCTGggcctgctccagctgctgggaggcCACGGACTCGATGTCCGTGTCAATGTCCAGGTCGGGATTGGAGCTCAGGGGCGGCGACGGGGGCGTGGAAGGGACCTGGAGAGTGGGAGACACCGAGGAGATGGGGGGGGTCGGGGTGAAGCTGCTGGTTAAGTTCGGCAAAGGTGCTGGAGCTTCGGGGACAGTTAACTTGGGCAGGACGAGCGTCTCCAAGGTCTGCAGGGTCTCCTCGGATcccaggggaagggaggaggacgcggcgggagcggcggagACCGCGGAGGTGGTGGAGACCAGGGGGGCCGAGGGGGGCTTTTTGGAGGGCATGGTGACAAACTTGATGACGGAGGGGGTCGGCTCCTGAGGCTTCTTCTCCGTCAGCTTCTCCGCCGGGTTCTCGATCTTGATGGACCTGAAGAGTTTGACGCTGGAGCTGTTGAGGGAGTTGAGGGTGAAGGAGGAGTACAGGCCTGAGTGGATGTAGTCGTTGCGGCTCGAGGACTTAGCACACGACTGGGACTTCTCCTTCCCACAGTTTTCCACGTCCTTTGGAGCGCTGTTGACCTCTCCAAAGCCAGTCAGTTCAGGGTCTCCTTCTATCCGGCCCACGACGAGCGGGTCCATATTTAAAATCTCCGGATACGAGACAAACTTGTACACAAACTTCTTACCGTTCACTTTCTTAATGATATTCTGTGGGTAagatacacatatatatttagaCCTTcttcagattaattttcttcctacaaACACTGCCCAAAATAGGCAGAGGAATTAAAGCCTGTAATCTTTCatcaaaaaaaatgtttctttttccctctgccttAAAAACACACTGCGTTCCTGCAATTCAGTCCCGCTCCCAAAGCAGCGTTCCCAGAGCTCACAGACAAAACACTAAAACAGGTGAGCTCAACCTGACATTAAATACACCAAAAGCAGCCTAAAacctgcttttaaataaaataaaaaattacccATTAACCCCCTCAAGGATCACTGCCCTGGGTACAGTCAGGGTAACCTAACAGGAGAACCTGCAGTATTAAAGGGTTTCTACAGCTTTGCAGAACTGAGAGCTGGTACTTCCAATCAAACCCCTTTTATCCTTAATAAGATgctaataaaggaaaataagtagCTGAACTAGTCAGTGGAATGCAGGATAATCAGCTACTTCAATACCACAAAACAGCATCTGTCAAACTTGTTTTGCTCCTTAAGTGAAATGCCACACGCAATTCGGGCTTAAGATCATCTTCATTTATCATGCAATTATTATTACTGAGATCTCTTCAGCACAAAGCCAGATTTGTGCCACCCAACAATAAACACCAGTAACTTACCACCTGCTACCCACTGAGGTTCCTcagaaactgttttatttttatctcccACACTGGCCCGGTAACAGTTGTGGGATAAACGGCTTATTGAAAACCAAGGTAGGTCTTGAAGACATTTTGCTAAACAAGAGAAGCTTCTTACTCAGCTGGGCTGAAATCACTGCCCATGTTAGAGGTAAAATTCtaaacacacagagaacaatAAAAACACTTCAGGCTGATTCACTGAAAATCCTTATTTTGAAGCCCTTTTGTAGAGGCAACTGCAGGAAAGATCTTAAGGTGGTGCAACACTCACCACCTCAGTCATCATCTCCCACTGTTGTTTTACCTGGAGTGTTGAGGATTTTAACCCTTGCCAGGGTATGCATTTTTGGAAAGGGGATTAGGATTCAACAATTTACGTTAGCAAAGGCATAAAGAGAAAACTTTGCACTTAGAACCTTATCAAATAAGCAACGGGGAGGAAACGCAGCACAGCGATacaagaggttaaaaaaaaaattaacaaacaaacagacactTTTAAACAAACCAGTACAACTTCCTTAAGcctgggaggaagaggagtgaCACCCACCCATCCCCTTGCAGggaatgaaaaaggaaacaaagcccATTAGGCTGGTAAAGATGGCTAAGGATTGGAGGGGGATTTGTTACCTTCACGTAGTAGTATCTGAGCGCTCGGCTGAGTTTATCATAGTTCATGCTGGGCTTGTTCTTGCGGATCCCCCACAGCCTGGccacctcctctgcctgcagcagcttgAACTCCCCGTCGTTGGAGGTCCAACAGATGATGTTCTTGTTCTGAGGCTcttgcaggagctggaggaggaactGCCACAGGGTGATAGCACTGTCCATAGCAGTGAGCTGCAaggcagagaggcagagcagaggcaggttAACAGAgcatttccctcctctccctaCAAGGGGGTGATGGAGCTGAGATGTTATTTCCAAAGCCAGCAAGAGTAAAAATTATTAGTCACCAGTCGTGAAAGATGTTCCCTGCAGAACAGAGAGGCTGAGTGCCAACTCTGTCGTCTCCTCCCACATGTCAGTACTTTTCACATGGGTTATATTTAGCCTCATTTAACTAAATCAGGTCACTTTGGGTAAGTTGCAGTGAGTCACTACcccaaaaaaatgtttctaagtTGTTCCATGTTCACCCACTCTGGCTTGTACTGCTTTATGAGAAACAGCTCAGGTACactcaggtaaaaaaaaaaaaaaattaaaaaaaaaaaaaatcaaacctccCACTCGCCGCCTCCTTTCCGTACCTGCTCCCACCTCCAACCTCAAAAACAGCAGATCAAGTAACTGCAAAGCTCCAGGAAGATGCCAGAGCAAAACAACTCCATTTTCCTTCAGTTCACACTTCTGCCTCTTTGTCATCAGCCCTACTCCCCTCTCTTTCAGATCTTTCCAAGTATcatccctgtttttttttttcctaagagcGTAAAcatgaaagtaaataaaaattatttcaagcgCTGCCTTTGCTTGTCTCAATTCCTGCCATGTCTTACCTACACCAATGATTTAGGCTGAGACTTTCTAGGATTAATATCTGCCAGCTgattcctggttttcctctccaTGTCTAAATTCATCAAGGACAGACAAGGCAGAGAGATGTCATTTTTCCTTGACCATATCTGACTACACAAACCAGTATTTCCACAAACATTTTTATGCAGGACACTAATAATTCTGTCTGCACAAGGGAAGTATAAGACACACCAGATGAAATATTAATTCAGTCTCTCATATGGATTCTCTTAGTCTA is part of the Chiroxiphia lanceolata isolate bChiLan1 chromosome 25, bChiLan1.pri, whole genome shotgun sequence genome and encodes:
- the ELK4 gene encoding ETS domain-containing protein Elk-4, producing the protein MDSAITLWQFLLQLLQEPQNKNIICWTSNDGEFKLLQAEEVARLWGIRKNKPSMNYDKLSRALRYYYVKNIIKKVNGKKFVYKFVSYPEILNMDPLVVGRIEGDPELTGFGEVNSAPKDVENCGKEKSQSCAKSSSRNDYIHSGLYSSFTLNSLNSSSVKLFRSIKIENPAEKLTEKKPQEPTPSVIKFVTMPSKKPPSAPLVSTTSAVSAAPAASSSLPLGSEETLQTLETLVLPKLTVPEAPAPLPNLTSSFTPTPPISSVSPTLQVPSTPPSPPLSSNPDLDIDTDIESVASQQLEQAQSLQHQSPEPKEQDSAVLEKEFANHLSRSKKPKGLELAPTLVITGSDPSPLGILSPSLPTASLTPALFSQTPILLTPSPLLSSIHFWSTLSPVAPLSPARLQGANTLFQFPSVLNSHGPFTLSGLDGPSTPGPFSPDLQKT